AAAAATATGCTTTTTCAGTGCCTTATACTGTAACATTTGGTGCCATCATCACTAGAAAAGATAATAACGACATAAAAAGCTTTGCCGACCTAAAAGGCAAAAAAAATGCCGACTCAGCGACTAGTAACTGGGCGAAAGTCGCCGTAAAATATGGCGCTGAACACGTCGTAACAGATAGTTTTGCTAAAAGTATGGAGCTTCTTATATCAAGGCGTGTAGATGCTGTTGTAAGAGATAACATCGTATTTTACGACTTCATAAAAGAGCGCCCAAATGCACCTGTAAAGATAGCTGCCTCACTTGACGAGAAAGACTACACAGCAGCAGCTGTTAAGAAAGATAACGCCGAGCTTGCAGAGCAAATTTCAAATGCTTTAACTGAGCTTTCAAAAGAGGGCAAACTAGAAGCTATCTCTAAAAGCTACTTTGGCAAAGACGTCTCAAAATAAATTTATAAACCAACAAGGCAAAAATGGAAAATTTAGATAGAGTGATCGAACTTGTTTCAAGCTCGACACTACCGATGATCATCGCACTTTTAAAAGTAACGATTCCGCTTACATTGATCTCGTTTTCGCTAGGGCTTGTCATCGCCATTATCACAGCAGTAGCAAGGCTTTCAAATATAAAAATTTTAAAATTTATATTTGCCACCTATGTTTGGATATTTCGCGGCACGCCGCTTCTTGTGCAGCTTTTCATTGTATTTTACGGACTTCCTAGCCTCGGCGTCACGCTTGATACTTGGAGTGCGGCCACTATCGCATTTAGCCTAAACGTAGGTGCTTACGCCTCTGAGTCCGTAAGGGCTGCCATACTTTCTGTGCCAAAAGGCCAGTGGGAGGCTGCCACATCGCTTGGCATGACACACTATCAAATTTTAAAGCGCATCATCGCACCTCAAGCAGTGAGGATCTCGTTGCCGCCACTTTCAAACACATTTATAGGCCTTGTTAAAGACACTTCACTAGCAGCTTCTATAACGATGGTTGATATGTTTATGGTCGCTCAAAGGATCGCAGCAAGGACCTTTGAGCCACTCATCCTCTACATCCTAGCAGCACTTATCTACCTGGTGGTTTGCACACTTTTAACCTATCTTCAATCAAGGCTTGAAAAAGCTGTCTCAAGGTATGTCTAATGGCTATAAATTTTAAAAATATAAGCAAATCTTACGGCGATCATTTGGTGCTAGATAACATAAACACAAGCTTCAAAGAGGGGCAAACGACCGTGATCGTTGGCTCATCTGGTTGTGGCAAATCAACGCTTCTTAGATGCATAAATTTACTTGAGATCCCACAAAGTGGTGTTTTAGAGATAGATGACAGAGCTGTAAATTTTAAAGAGAAGCTTAGCTCAAAAAAGCTTTTAGAAATTCGTAAAAAAACAGGCATGGTTTTTCAAAGCTTTAACCTCTTCCCACACCTAACAGCACTTCAAAATGTCACAGAAGCTCCGATCTACGTTCAAAAAAAAGATAAAAACGAAGCGATAAAAGAGGCAAAAGAGCTCTTAGCTAAAGTGGGGCTTAGTCACAAAGAAGATACCTATCCAAACAGGCTCTCAGGCGGACAAGCACAGCGCGTGGCCATCGCTAGAGCCCTGGCTGTAAATCCATACTTTCTACTACTCGACGAGCCTACAAGCGCGCTTGATCCAGAGCTTGAGGCTGAAGTTTTAAAGGTCATCTTATCTCTTGCAAAAGAGAAAAAGTCTATGATCATTGTCACTCATAATATGAATTTTGCTAGAAAGATAGCTGATAGAATTTTGTTTTTAGATAAAGGCGTGATCGCATTTGATGGCTTGGTAGATGAGTTTTTTAACAGCCAGAATGAAAGAATAAAAAGCTTCATCTCGGCTATGGATATATGAAAATTTTAGCTAGAAAATCTAGCTAAAATTACATTAAGCAAAGTGAGGTTTTATCTGCTCTATCCAAGCTGAAATTCTACCCTCAGTTTTGTCACTTTGGTTATCAGCATCAAGTGCTAGGCCTACAAATTTTCCATTTCTTACAGCATCAGAGCCATCAAATGTATATCCATCGGTGCTAACCTCACCAACTACCTTTGCGCCAGCTTTTACGACCTCATCATAAAGCTTTGCCATGCCGTTACAGTACTCATCAGAGTAGCTCTCGCTATCACCCATGCCAAAAACAGCGACTGTTTTTCCGCTTAGATTTAATGCTTTAAAGTCAAACGCGTCCCAGTCATCTTGAAGATCGCCACTACCCCAGGTTGATGTACCAAGGATGAGCTTATCAAAGCTATTTAGTTTCGCTGCGTCTACATCAGCAACGTTTAAAAGCTCATTTTCAAGGCCTAGACCCTCACTTATAAGTTTTGCTGCATCTTCGGTATTTCCCATGCTGCTTCCATAAACTATACCTATCATTTTTATCCTTTTTAAAAAATTTTACTAATAATCGTATAAGGCACAAGCTTGATCAAACCTCTCGCACAACAGTGCCTAACCTCAACGTGTCGCCTAAATTCCTCATTTCTAGGGAAAACGATATAAACCATCTCGCACTCGTGACCAAGCACACCGACAGCTCTATCTATATCGTCGTTTAAATTTCTCATATCATCAAAGCTCACTTTTTTAAAGCTTGGCATGACGCTGAGCAAATTTTTACCATCTTTTTTGACCAAAATGACACCGCCATTTAGCACGACATCTTTATCTTGATGGCGGAGGCGTATTTTATCATAAACAAATTGACAAAACATCTGTGCCGCATCGATACAAAACTCAAATTTCCCACTTACATAAAGCATTTTTATCATCTTTGCAGCTGCCATCTTTGGCTCTTTTGCTATAAATTTGATCTTTGAAAAGTCGCCTTTTAAATAAGCATTTATGATGATATTTGATGAAAAACAAAAGCGATCTGCTGGCTTAAATTTTAGACATTTCTCACGAAGTAGGAAATTTATCCTAGCCTCAAAAATTTCTTTGAAATTTAGAAATTTAGCGTAAGAAAGTGGTATTTTTAGCTCACTTTCTACGCCAGAATTATAAAGTGCAATAAAAATTTTTGCACGCGAAAGCCTATCAAGCTTTGCAAAAATATTTGGAGTTATTTCGCCAATATCTGATAAAAGCCCGAATCTCATTGATTATTCTTTGCATCCAAATTCCTTATCTAGCCCAAAGACCTTGCAGTACTCGCAAAATACGCAGCTAACGCTTCTTTTTGCACAAACAATTGGAATATTTCTCTTTTTTGCTTGAGTTTTAATTGTTTTCATAGTGTTGTGGTTTAAAAAGCTAGTTAGCATCACCACACACTCGGTATCTTGAGGGATCGGCTTGCGATTTACGCGGTTTTCATTTCTAGCATCCCAGTGTTCTATCTTCTCGGCTCCCAAATCATGTAAAACTGCCTTGATAGGCGTTATCTCATCTGCACCGATAACTAAAACTGACATAATAAGCTCCTAAAATTTATTCATTTTCTGATAATGATTATAAGGAAGCTTAACTAAATTTTTTCTTAGTTATGATATTTATTATCACTTATATGTAGAAATTTGTAACGTTTTACTTAGATATTTAAACATCTAAATTCTCTTAACCTTAGATACCGCAAACAAAAATATGATAAGTCCGCTTGCGGCAAAAAAACTACCGACATTGCCGATATTTTGCTCGCCTAAATGAACTATCGTCTGATGCCCTATTAGCGCCCCTGCTCCGATGCCTATGTTATAAATAGCCGAAAATATCGCCATTGCAGCATCAGTAGCGTTTGAGGCTAAATTTAGCACTTTTATTTGAAAACTCATATTTACACCAGCTATGCCAAGCCCCCAAATAAAGGCCAAGACTAGCATTAAAACTTCATTTTTAGCAATAAAATTTAATAAAAGCAAGCAACATAAAATAAGCATGATAGAAATTGCTGAAAATGCATTTGGAATGAGCTTATAAAATTTAGAGAAAAGCAGGCTTGCAACTACGCCAGCAACGCCAAATATAAGCAAGAATATTGTGATAAATTTTCCATCAAAGCCACTGATATCTTTTGCAAATGGCTCAATGTAACTATAGGTGCTAAAATGCGCGCTTATGATAATTGCAGTTAGTAAAAATACGACCATTAAAAGGCCATTTCTTGCAAGCTCTGGCAAGCTTTTAAGCGAGCCTGGGTTTTTACTTGGCAGAAGTGGCAAAATTTTATATAGCCAAACTCCAACACCAACAGCAAAAATTCCGATCAGTCCAAAGGTCACACGCCAACCAAGTGCGTCACCTAAAATTCTTCCAAGTGGCAGACCAAGTATCATCGCTAGCGATGTACCAAGAGCTAGCAATCCAAGAGCTTGCGAGCTTTTATTTATCGGTGCTAGCCTAACAGCAAGTGAAGCAGTGATAGCCCAAAAAATAGCATGGGCAATAGCTATCATCAACCGAGCAATAATTAAAATTTTAAAATTCCAAGCAAAAGCACAAAGCGTATGAGCTACAACAAATACGATAAAAACCTTTAAAAGAAGAGATTTTCGCTCTAAATTTGCAGTTAAAAGCATAAGTGGTAAAGAGAGTATAGTGACGCTCCACGCATAAATAGTGATGATAAGACCGGTATCAGCCGTGCTCATATCAAAATCTTTCGCAATATCACTTAAAAGTGGCACTGGAACAAACTCAGTAGTATTAAATATAAAAGCACAAAAAGCAAGAGCTATAACCTTTAAATAGGCTACCCTATGAACGCTTATCAAATTTTATCCTTAATCTTATTTTTTCATTACGGTAATGGAATTTTGCTTAAAGTTAGTAATTTAAAAGGCAAAATCCTCAGAATTTATTAATGACATAGATTAATAGTAGATTTTGGAAACTAGCTCTATAATAAAAGATTTTTAAAAATCGTAAGAAAATTTAAGGCGGAAAAATGGCTAAAATAATGAAAACTATGGACGGAAACGAGGCTGCGGCGCACGCGGCTTACGCATTTACGGAGGTTGCGGGCATCTACCCGATCACCCCTAGCTCGCCGATGGCCGATTACACCGATATGTGGGCGGCTCAGGGCAAGAAAAATCTATTCGGTATGCCCGTTAAAGTCGTCGAAATGCAAAGCGAGGGCGGGGCTGCGGGCACCGTGCACGGCTCGCTGCAAGTAGGCGCACTGACTACCACATACACGGCTTCGCAAGGACTTTTGCTAAAAATCCCAAACATGTACAAAATCGCAGGCCAGCTGCTACCCGGCGTCATCCACGTGAGCGCGCGCTCTATCGCGGCCCAGGCGCTTTCAATCTTTGGCGATCATCAGGATATTTATGCCTGTCGCCAAACGGGATTTGCAATGCTAGCAAGCGGCTCCGTGCAAGAGGTCATGGATATCGCGGGCGTCGCGCATCTAGCGGCGATCAAGGGTCGCGTGCCGTTTTTGCACTTTTTTGACGGATTTCGCACGAGCCACGAGATACAAAAGATCGAGGTGCTTGACTACGCGCACTTTGATAGGCTTCTTGACCGTAAGGCGCTACAAAAATTTAGAGACGAGGCGCTAAGCCCCGAAAACCCGAAAACTCGCGGTACGGCGCAAAACGACGACATCTACTTCCAGACGCGCGAGCTAGCTAACCGCTACTATGACGCCGTGCCTGATATCGTGGCCGAGTATTTAAAAGAAATTTCAAAAATCACGGGACGCGATTATCGTCCGTTTAATTATTACGGCGATCCGCACGCTACGCGCATCGTGGTCGCGATGGGCTCTGTCACGCAAACTCTAGAAGAAGTGGTCGATCACCTACGCGCAAAGGGTGAAAGAGTAGGCGTGCTAAAAGTGCATCTATACCGTCCGTTTAGCCTAAAATACCTCTTTGACGTGATGCCTGAGACGGTAGAAAAGATCGCCGTGCTAGACCGCACGAAAGAGCCCGGAAGCCTCGGCGAGCCGCTATATCTGGACGTCAAGGCGGCATTTTACGGACGCAAAAATCAGCCCGTGATAGTAGGCGGCCGCTACGGTCTGAGCTCAAAAGACGTCGATCCTGCGCAAATGCTGGCGGTTTTTGAGAATTTAAATTTAAGCGAGCCTAAAAACGGCTTTACCGTGGGCATCGAGGACGATGTTACCTTCACCTCGCTAAAAGTCGGCGATAAAATTTCGCTAAGCGACGAGAGCGTGAAAGAGTGCCTATTTTACGGACTTGGCGCGGACGGTACTGTTGGAGCGAATAAAAACTCAATCAAAATCATCGGCGATAAAACCGATCTTTACGCGCAGGCGTATTTTGCCTACGACAGCAAAAAATCGGGCGGCTACACGCGCTCGCACCTGCGTTTCGGTAAAAACCCGATCCGATCGACCTACCTCGTCTCAAATCCCCACTTTGTAGCCTGCTCGGTCGCGGCGTATCTTGAAATTTACGACGTCATAGACGGTATCCGCGAGGGCGGAACGTTCCTGCTAAACTCGATCTGGGACGCCGAGCAGACGGTCGCTAAACTACCTAATAAAGTAAAGAAAATTTTAGCTGAGAAAAGAGTAAATTTCTACATCATCAACGCCACTAAGCTAGCTCGCGAGATCGGGCTAAAAAACCGCACGAATACCATCATGCAGTCGGCGTTTTTTAAACTTGCAGACATCATCCCATTTGCCGACGCGCAAAAATACATGAAAGAGTACGCACACAAAGCCTATGCCAAAAAGGGTGAAGCGATCGTGGAGATGAACTACAAGGCTATCGATATGGGCGCGGATGGGCTGGTCAAGGTCGAAGTAGATCCTAGCTGGGCAAATTTGACGGATGACGCCGCTAACGAGGAGAAATACGTCGGCGACGAATTTATAGAAAAAATCGTCAAGCCTATCAACGCCGCCAGGGGCGATAGCTTGCCCGTTTCGGCATTTGTGGGCTATGAGGACGGACACTTTAAATCAGGCACGACGCAATACGAAAAACGCGGTATCGGCGTAATGGTACCGAAGTGGATCGAGGGCAACTGCATCCAGTGTAATCAGTGCGCCTTCGTCTGCCCGCACGCGGTGATCCGCCCGTTTCTAATCGACGAAAACGAGCTCGCCGCCGCGCCGCAAACCGTGCAAGATCACGTCCTAGACGCCAAAGGCAAAGAGGTAAAAGGGCTAAAATACAAAATCCAAGTTAGCCCGCTTGACTGCACGGGCTGCGAGCTGTGCGCTCAAATTTGCCCGAGCAAGGAAAAATCGCTCGTCATGGTACCGCTAGCCGAGGAGATGGAGCGACACGAGCAGGAAAACGCCGATTATTTATTTAAAAAAGTAACCTACAAAGACGATCTGATGAGCAAAGATAGCGTCAAGGGCGTGGGATTTGCGCAGCCGCTATTTGAGTTTCACGGTGCGTGTCCCGGATGCGGCGAGACGCCTTATATCGGGCTTGTTACGAGACTTTTCGGCGACCGTATGATCGTGGCAAACGCCACCGGTTGTAGCTCGATCTACGGCGGTAGCGCGCCTTCGACGCCTTATACGACGAACAAAGAGGGCAAGGGCGTAGCGTGGGCGAATTCGCTATTTGAGGATAACGCGGAGTTTGGCATGGGTATGAACGTCGCGGTAGAGACGCTGCGCCACCGTATCGAAGACGTCATGCTACGCACCAAAGACGCCGCGCCAAATGCCCTAGCCGCGCTATACTCCGACTGGATCGCACACAAAAACGACGGCGAGAAAACGACGCAAATCGCTAAAATTTTAACACCGATTTTGGAGCAAAATTTAAGCGTAGAGGGCGTAAAAGAAATTTTAGAGTTAAAAAGATATCTCGTCAAGAAATCCCAGTGGATCATCGGCGGCGACGGCTGGGCCTACGACATCGGCTTTGGCGGGCTTGATCACGTGCTAGCTAGCGGCGAGAACGTAAACGTGCTCGTGCTTGACACCGAGGTCTACTCAAACACCGGCGGCCAAAGCTCAAAATCAAGCCGCGCAGGCTCCATAGCGCAGTTTACCGCTAGCGGCAAGCCGATGCAAAAAAAAGATCTAGGCTACATCGCGATGACCTACGGAAATATCTTCGTAGCTCAAATCAACTCAAACGCCAGCCAGGCAAACACGATAAAAGCCATCGCCGCAGCCGAAGCCTACGACGGACCTAGCCTCGTGATAGCGTATTCGCCGTGTATCGCGCACGGTATAAAAGGCGGCATGGCGCTCTCGGGCGGTCAAGGCGAGCTAGCGACCAAATGCGGCTACTGGCCGACCTACGTCTACGATCCGCGCCTAATCAAAGAGGGCAAAAATCCGCTCAAAATGACCTCAAAAGATCCTGATTGGTCGCTTTACGAGGAGTTTTTGCTAAACGAGGTTCGCTACAACTCGCTTAAGAAAACCAATCCGCAGCACGCGGACGAGCTGCTGGCTAAAAACAAGGCCGACGCACAAAGACGCTACCGTCAGCTAAAACGCCTAAGCTTGGCTGACTTTAGCGACGAGATCGAGTCTAGCGCGCCTGAAAGCGCCGAGGATGCCTCTGCCGGCAGCGTAGCCGAGTAAAGAGTAAATTCTCCCGCTTAAATTTATCATGTGGGAGAATTTTGTTTTTAGATAATTTCACTTAAAAAATAAAATAACCCACAAAAAAAATAAGCAAGTTTCTAAATCCTTAAAGTGAAATTAAGTCGTAAAAAGTCAAAATCGTATATCTTAAAACAAGTAAAAAGGAGCAAAGATGCTTATTACTATAATTGTTGTTGTTATTGCCCTAGCGGCTTATATTATTAAAATATACAATAAACTACAATTAATGATGCAAAACATCAGAGAGAGCTTCGCAAATATCCAAGCTACGCTCAAAAAACGTTTAGATCTATCAAATCAAATAATAGATATAGCCAAAGATTATGCAAGTAGCGAACAAATGATTCAACTTGGCGTTTCTGGAAATGGAGTCGCAAAAGTAGCTGCTTTGGCTCAAGCCTTTCCGGAACTAAAGGCTAACGAAACATATCAAATGCTAATGTCGCAGTTAGAAAAAATCGAGAGCGAACTCCTAAATAAACGTGAAAGCTACAATGCTGAGGTAAAAAGCTATAATTCTTATAAAAATGCGTTCCCGCAAGTCCTAATAGCCTCAAAACTATCTTTTGAATCAGTCGCTTATTTTGACATTAATGATGAGGACTTTAGTGAAAATTTAAAAATATTTAAAAAAGATGATTCGGCTAGAATACAAGAAATTTTAAGTGACTCTAATAAGAAAATCACCGATATTGCAATGAATGCAAAAAAGATGATTAACGATAAAATTTCAAATAATCCAAACCAAAAAGAGTAATTTTTTATAAAATCATAAATGGTTTGAATGGCTAAAATTTAAAAGATATAGATGAACCAAATTAGTCCATTTAAACCGATTTTTGATAAAAACTCTAAAATTTTAATCCTCGGCTCCTTCCCTTCCGTAGTTTCTCGTAAATCTGGCTTTTATTACGCAAATCCGCAAAATCGTTTTTGGCGGGTGCTGGCTGGGATTTTAAATGCTCCGTTACCAGAAAGCACAGACGAAAAGATAAATTTTCTACTTGCTCACCACATCGCTATCTACGACGCTGCGATCTCGTGCGAAATAAAGGGCTCGAGCAACGCTAAAATGACCGCCGTCGCGCCTGCAAATTTAGAGCCGATCTTTAAAACCGCAAATATCACGCAAGTCTACGCAAACGGCGGCAAAGCGCACGAAATCTGCGAAAAATATCTAAAAACTCAAATTTTAAATGCAACTGGCAAACCGCCCGTCAAGCTACCCTCGACTAGCTCGGCAAACGCAAATTTTAGCCTTGAAAGGCTCGCGCAAGAGTGGATGGTCGTCGTCGAAGCGTTAAAAAACGGTTAAATTTAGCAAGAGCTCTCAAATTTAACTCATTCAAAACAAAAACGACCGCGCCTTCACCTTAAATTTAGTTTCAAAATTTAAAATTACCCAAATAAAACAAAGCAGGAAAAACCGTGAAAATCCTAAAATTTCTATTTTTACTTCCGCTTCTAGCCGTCGGAGCGCAGGCATTAGAGCCAAAAATCGTAATGAAGCCCGAAGCAAGCCTAAAAAACGGGCTTTACTACGTAAAAGGCAAGCTCTACGACGGCACGTTAAAGATGCTTCGATACAGCGTCGAGGACCTATATGGCGTAAATGCGATGGGCATGGTCTATCCGAGGCTAAAACCCCTGCCACCAACGCTCATACGCGAGATCGACGTGCAGGGCGGCATGGCGGTGCGTACAGGGACTATTTTGACGGCAGAGACAAGCCCTCAAACGAATATCCCCTAAAAAACGGCGTCCGCGAGGGCACGGCGAAGCACTACCACGCAGATAGCGGCGCTCTGATGGGCGAGAGCGAATACAAAAATGACGTCCGCGACGGGCGTTATCGCCGCTACTATTTTGACGAGGGCGGCGCGTTAAAGCAGGAGGGCGTTTTCAAGGCGGACAAGCGAGAGGGCATTTTTACGGACTATTACGTTAGCGGCGAGGTTAGCGCGCGCAGCCCGTACGCGGGCGGACTGCGAAACGGCGAGGACTTTGACTACTACAAAAGCGGTAAAATTCGAGGCGTGCGAACCTACAAAAATGACAAGCGAGAAGGCGCGGAGACGTGGTACTACGAAAGCGGTGCCGTGGAGGAGACGGGCGAGTATAAAAACGACCGCAAAAACGGCGTTTGGAAGCGATTTTACGAAAACGGCAAAACGCGCGTGGTAGAAAATTACAAAGACGGCGAGAAGGACGGCGTCGCGCGCGAATATTACCCGAGCGGTAAGCTACGAGGCGAATACGAGTACAAAGACGGTCGCCAAACGGGCGCGGGACTGGACTACTATGAGAGCGGGGCGCCGGCGGCAAAAGTGATGTTTAAAAACGGGCGCTATCACGGGCTGTACGAGGAGTATCACGAAAACGGCAAGCTAAAAGCTAGAGTGATGTTTGAGGACGGGCTGGAGGTCGGCGAGGCGCGCCACTACTACGCAAACGGAAAGCTCGAAGCCCTGGGTGAGTTTGAGCGCGGTAGGCTCATCCGCGCCAAAAAATACGACGAATCGGGTAAGCTAATCAGCGACGAGTCTGATAAAAACGGACTTCCGAGGGAGTAAATACTAAAATAAGTTGCTACTGGCATCATTTGAATTTTTACCAAACCAAATATTTACGTCCTTTTGTATTTTGAATATTTTAATTAGCTTTAAATCACACTACAATAGTCGCACTTAATATTAAAATTTTATATTTATCTTTTGCATCTTAGTCATAAAAGCAGCAATCTCATTTATAAAATCATCAAAAAAGCATTAAAACCACTGGGCGAAGATAGTTTTATCGAGCTTATGATAGACAAACACTGGATAGAAAGCGATGTAAGAGAAAATAAAGCTGGCGGAGCATTTTTTGTAAGTTTGCCAAAATTTAAGCAACCAAGAATTTTTACCACCTACATGAATACTCTTTCGCACTTAATCCAGCAAGCTCATGAGCTGGGGCATGCTTGGCACTACTACTTGATGCGTGATCTTCCGGTTTTAAGCGCAAATTTTACTAAAAAACGTATTTTTTAATATCACGCAAACATCGTATAACACGTACCAGTCAGACGTATTGCAATGCTTTTAGCCACGTTGTTGTCGCGAAATTTTAACTCGCGGTCGCAAAAGACGAGGCTAAATTTGATATTCGCCTGGGCTTAGCTCTCCTCGTAAAAGCTTGCCAAAGCGCGCAGCTGCGGCATCTACGGCATCGTCGCCAAACTCGCCCGGCTCAAATCCGCTACTAATAAACGGCACGGCAAACTCCATCCCGCAGTAGTTTGCCGCGATCTTAAGCGGCGTTAAAATTTCATCCAAGCTAAAGCCGATCGCGCCCTGTTTAGAGTATTCGCTAAGCGGAGTACTGACGCTTAGCGCAAGCTGCAAGACCTTGCCTTTAAGCGCGCCGGAACCCACCAGCTCGTGCGAAAAGACGATGTCGATATAGGCTTTTAGCATAGGCGGCACGTTTAGCCAGTGCATCGGGTACAAAAATACGATGCGCTCGGCAGCCGCTAACGCGTCTTGCTCTGCGCGGGCGTCTATGCGCGCGATATCTAAGCCGTAAAGCCCCTCCAAATGCCGCACCTTAGCGTCCGCTGCGGCCTTTGCTACCTGAGATAAGGCTTTGTTTACGCGCGATGCGGCGAGATTTGGGTGCGATAAAATCACAAGAGTTTTCATGTTGTTTCCTTTGTTAAAATTTGCGGAATCATATCGCTAAAAAGCTAAAAGTAGATTAAAAATGCTTGCCAGAGCGAGACTTTTACAAGCAAGAAAGCAAAAAATTACATTTTTATAAAACAGACAACTATATCTACAACTATCCTTATAGCGTCGGTTATCTGCTATCACAATTCTTTCTAAGTGAGTTTAAAAAAGATGAAGCAAAATTTTGCAAAATTTATAAACAATTTTTAATAGAGTGTGGCACAAAAAGCGTGGAAGAGCTAATGAAAAAACACTTTAAAAAAGATACGACAAAGTGCGAATTTTGGCTGATTGGCATAGATGAAGCGCTAAAAAATTTAGATGAGTTTAAAAAGGTGGTGGCTGTATAAATTCACTAGTTATCTTAAACGCTTTATCTTTTTTCGAGAAATTTTATAAATTTTTGATGGAGTATCTTCGAAAAAATGATCATCTACTATTTCATCAGCCACGCTCATAGCCCAAGCTTCATTAAAATTTTGTCCATTTTTGTTCGCACTACTTGAATAAAGCCAGTCAAATTTAGCTAAAAATTTTTCGTGCTCGCACTCTTTTACGACTCTAATAGCCTTTAAATTTGGATACAAAAATGTAGTTTTTCTTGAACGGCGTATAAAATTTTTATACTTTTTTGGCACTCTAACAAGCTCATTTAAAACGCTAAATTTTGCCGTCGTGATAAGACAAGGTTTATTCTCATCACGCATTTTGGCCTTATTTATCTCTTTATAATCTTTACTTAAAAAGCCAGCTGTCGTATCAGTTTGTGCTAGAAATATCATATTTTTTCTCTTTTTGATAGTAAAAATATACAAGAGATTATTAGAGCAAATCCTAAAAAATCCCAAAATACAAATTTTGTTCCAAGCCAAAAGTAGCCAAAAAATGCTGCACTTAGTGGTTCTATGCAGGCTAATAAACTAGCTTTTGCTGCGCCTATTAGCTTAACACCTATCATATAAAAGCTAAATGCAAAAATGGTGCCAAGCGTAATAACAGCAATAAATGCCAGCCATTGATTTATCCCATTAAGCCAAGCAAAACCCCAAACTCTCATATAACAAGCAAGCACTACTCCGCCCATAACCATGCCCCAGCCAAGCGTGAGAGTGACTGAATATTTAGCATTCAGCCTTGCTGGAGCAAGATTATAAACACAAACACAAACGGCACTAACTAAGCACCAAAATAGCGCTTTTGGTGAGATGACAAGAGATGAAATTTGAGCATGTGTGCTCAGGAAAAATACGCCAAGCATAGCTAAAAATAGAGCTAAAATTTCAAGTTTTCTTGGGACGCGTTTTTCTTTTATGCAAATGACCATTAAAATTAAAGCAGGGGCGGT
This DNA window, taken from Campylobacter concisus, encodes the following:
- a CDS encoding toxin-antitoxin system YwqK family antitoxin; its protein translation is MGESEYKNDVRDGRYRRYYFDEGGALKQEGVFKADKREGIFTDYYVSGEVSARSPYAGGLRNGEDFDYYKSGKIRGVRTYKNDKREGAETWYYESGAVEETGEYKNDRKNGVWKRFYENGKTRVVENYKDGEKDGVAREYYPSGKLRGEYEYKDGRQTGAGLDYYESGAPAAKVMFKNGRYHGLYEEYHENGKLKARVMFEDGLEVGEARHYYANGKLEALGEFERGRLIRAKKYDESGKLISDESDKNGLPRE
- the nifJ gene encoding pyruvate:ferredoxin (flavodoxin) oxidoreductase, with the translated sequence MAKIMKTMDGNEAAAHAAYAFTEVAGIYPITPSSPMADYTDMWAAQGKKNLFGMPVKVVEMQSEGGAAGTVHGSLQVGALTTTYTASQGLLLKIPNMYKIAGQLLPGVIHVSARSIAAQALSIFGDHQDIYACRQTGFAMLASGSVQEVMDIAGVAHLAAIKGRVPFLHFFDGFRTSHEIQKIEVLDYAHFDRLLDRKALQKFRDEALSPENPKTRGTAQNDDIYFQTRELANRYYDAVPDIVAEYLKEISKITGRDYRPFNYYGDPHATRIVVAMGSVTQTLEEVVDHLRAKGERVGVLKVHLYRPFSLKYLFDVMPETVEKIAVLDRTKEPGSLGEPLYLDVKAAFYGRKNQPVIVGGRYGLSSKDVDPAQMLAVFENLNLSEPKNGFTVGIEDDVTFTSLKVGDKISLSDESVKECLFYGLGADGTVGANKNSIKIIGDKTDLYAQAYFAYDSKKSGGYTRSHLRFGKNPIRSTYLVSNPHFVACSVAAYLEIYDVIDGIREGGTFLLNSIWDAEQTVAKLPNKVKKILAEKRVNFYIINATKLAREIGLKNRTNTIMQSAFFKLADIIPFADAQKYMKEYAHKAYAKKGEAIVEMNYKAIDMGADGLVKVEVDPSWANLTDDAANEEKYVGDEFIEKIVKPINAARGDSLPVSAFVGYEDGHFKSGTTQYEKRGIGVMVPKWIEGNCIQCNQCAFVCPHAVIRPFLIDENELAAAPQTVQDHVLDAKGKEVKGLKYKIQVSPLDCTGCELCAQICPSKEKSLVMVPLAEEMERHEQENADYLFKKVTYKDDLMSKDSVKGVGFAQPLFEFHGACPGCGETPYIGLVTRLFGDRMIVANATGCSSIYGGSAPSTPYTTNKEGKGVAWANSLFEDNAEFGMGMNVAVETLRHRIEDVMLRTKDAAPNALAALYSDWIAHKNDGEKTTQIAKILTPILEQNLSVEGVKEILELKRYLVKKSQWIIGGDGWAYDIGFGGLDHVLASGENVNVLVLDTEVYSNTGGQSSKSSRAGSIAQFTASGKPMQKKDLGYIAMTYGNIFVAQINSNASQANTIKAIAAAEAYDGPSLVIAYSPCIAHGIKGGMALSGGQGELATKCGYWPTYVYDPRLIKEGKNPLKMTSKDPDWSLYEEFLLNEVRYNSLKKTNPQHADELLAKNKADAQRRYRQLKRLSLADFSDEIESSAPESAEDASAGSVAE
- a CDS encoding NAD(P)H-dependent oxidoreductase codes for the protein MKTLVILSHPNLAASRVNKALSQVAKAAADAKVRHLEGLYGLDIARIDARAEQDALAAAERIVFLYPMHWLNVPPMLKAYIDIVFSHELVGSGALKGKVLQLALSVSTPLSEYSKQGAIGFSLDEILTPLKIAANYCGMEFAVPFISSGFEPGEFGDDAVDAAAARFGKLLRGELSPGEYQI
- a CDS encoding DNA-deoxyinosine glycosylase — protein: MNQISPFKPIFDKNSKILILGSFPSVVSRKSGFYYANPQNRFWRVLAGILNAPLPESTDEKINFLLAHHIAIYDAAISCEIKGSSNAKMTAVAPANLEPIFKTANITQVYANGGKAHEICEKYLKTQILNATGKPPVKLPSTSSANANFSLERLAQEWMVVVEALKNG
- a CDS encoding Sua5 YciO YrdC YwlC family protein — its product is MIFLAQTDTTAGFLSKDYKEINKAKMRDENKPCLITTAKFSVLNELVRVPKKYKNFIRRSRKTTFLYPNLKAIRVVKECEHEKFLAKFDWLYSSSANKNGQNFNEAWAMSVADEIVDDHFFEDTPSKIYKISRKKIKRLR
- a CDS encoding LemA family protein; translated protein: MLITIIVVVIALAAYIIKIYNKLQLMMQNIRESFANIQATLKKRLDLSNQIIDIAKDYASSEQMIQLGVSGNGVAKVAALAQAFPELKANETYQMLMSQLEKIESELLNKRESYNAEVKSYNSYKNAFPQVLIASKLSFESVAYFDINDEDFSENLKIFKKDDSARIQEILSDSNKKITDIAMNAKKMINDKISNNPNQKE